The DNA region GCCACGCATCTAGCTTCTTACGGATTTGCCGTCGTCGTTCCCAATCATCCTGGTAGTGATGCTAAACAATTGCATTCTCTGTTGAATGGACACGTCAATGAAATCGCAGAACCAGGTGAATTTCAAGACCGACCAATGGACGTAACATATATCTTGAATGAATTGGAAAAAGGTAATCAATCTGATTCACGGTTTAAAGGTCGGTTAAATCTGCAACAAGTCGGAGTATTTGGTCAATCTTTGGGAGGCTACACAGCCTTAGCCTTGGCAGGGGCTAAAATCAACTTTGAGCAGTTAAAACAAGACTGTCAACCAGCAGCACTGCAAAATACCTGGAATATGTCTTTAATGCTCCAGTGTCGCGCTTTAGAATTGAGCATCAGCAAGTATGGCAAAGATTATAACCTGCGGGATGAGAGAGTGAAAGCTGCGATCGCAGTTAATCCCATTACTAGTTCTATTTTCGGTAAAGCTGGCTTAAGTCAAATTAAAACTCCAGTAATGATTGTCAGCAGTAGTGACGATACAGTTGCACCAGCTTTATCCGAGCAAATTCTCCCTTTCTCCTGGTTGGCGAATTCACAAAAATATCTCGTCATGCTTGTAGGTGGCACTCACTTTTCCACTATTGGTAATGCCAACCCGGCCAATCAACAAGTAGCATTACCTGCCGATATGATTGGCGACGCTTCCCAAGCGCGTCGTTACATGAATGTTTTAAGTTTACCTTTCTTCCAAACTTATGTTGTAGAAAGACCGCAATACACCCCCTACCTTAACGCCGCCTACACTCAAAGCATTTCTAGTAAGTCGCTTGGTTTGAGTCTCGTCAAGTCATTGAATACAACCGAATTAACACAATTGCTGGATGTTAAAGGAGACAAACCCGCAAAAAAAAACTTCCCAACACCATAGTCAGCTTCGGATTTTGGATGTTGGATATTGGTGTTGCATTGTTGCATGTGATGATTTTTATTTGACTATAAACAATAGACTTGTCGTCTAATAAAGTTTTTGAATTTTTCGAGCCAGGCAGAGCAAGGGTTTTAGACACTAATTTTTTAGAAAGCCACAAGTCTAATTAGTTTGTTTATTCTCCGGCGAGTTCTGGCGCAATGTCCATGTTTGCTGCGAAAACAGGTACAAGATGATATGCGATCGCATTCATACTTCTGGCCATATACTTCTAATTGACGAAATCTGCTTCTTAGCAGTGTATTTAGCTATAGAAATCATATTTGATTTCTGAAAAAATCTCAGTAGTCTTGTAGGGTGTGTTAGACGAAAGTACGGCAGCATTCCAAGCTTGTGGTGTTGTACTTTCTGCGCTAATATACCCTAGTTCGTGCACTCGTAGAGAAGTGCGGGCTATACTGAGGTGAAAAACATCTCCAAAATGGATTATAACCTGCGGGATGAGAGAGTAAAAGCTGCGATCGCAGTTAATCCCATAGTAGTTTTATTTTCGGCAAAGCTGGCTTATTTCAAATCAAAACTCCAGTGATGATTGTCAGCAGTAGTGATGATACAGTTGCACCAGCTTTATCGGATAATGTTGATAGAAAGAAGTATTAGATTACATCATTCAACGAAAGTGTAGGTATTTGATTATAAATTTCTAAATTTTCTTCAAGAGCTTGACGTATATCGTATTGCGTTTGTAAATTTAACCAAAACTGAGCGCTGTTACCAAAATAGCGAGATAAACGCAAAGCCGTATCTGCTGTGATAGTACGTTTTCCAGATAAAATTTCACTAATTCTTGTCTGAGCTACACCTATATCTTTGCTTAATCGATAAGGAGTGATATTGAGTGGCTCCAAAAATTCTACTTGTAAGATTTCTCCAGGGTAAATATTTGGCAAACGATTGTTGTTCATAATTATTTTTAGGCGTCAGTGGTAATCTACTATTTCAACTTCCGAAGCATTGTTCTCATCCGTCCACAGAAAGCAGATTCGCCATTGCTCGTTAATACGAATACTGTACTGCCCTTTCCTATTGCCAAGTAGCTTTTGTAAACGATTACCAGGTGGAACGCGTAAATCGTTAATTGATGTTGCAGCGTCAATAATAAGCAGTTTTCGTAAAGCGGTTTTTTGGATATTGGCCGGATACTGAGAAGATATAAAGCCGTCAAAGATAAGCTTTGTCTCTTCAGATTTAAAATTAACAATCACAATTCTATCGCTTTGCGTTACTATCGTCAAACGTTAGTATACACTTCAAGGTAAGCTTGCGAATTTCCTGGGTCAAAACCGCGACAATAGCAGACTCTCAAAATGGCTCAAGAACTTTTAATTATTAAAAGAACCGCCAAATACGCCAAGAGAGAAGGAGTAATAACTGAGTGCAAGGTTATGGAGAATTGATATTAGACAATCACTAAATTAGTTAAGTCGCCTTTGTAGCCACTAATCTCAATAACAGCATCCGTGAGGGCAGAAAATCCATTAGTACTATCATTGAGTGCCACAAAAGTTCGCCCATGACTGCTTGTACCCAAGGTAAAAGTTGCCGCACCTTTAGCCACAAAAGCAGTTGTAGTCAATATTTGTTGTACGTCTGACAGATTCAAACTTGCAACCGGGCCAAGTTGAAGCAAATTAGTTGCAGAAACTGCATTCAGACCATCAATTTTATCTTCACCGATTTTTAAATCAGTAATCTTATCAAAACGAGACAGCAGTGAATCACTTAGGTTATTGATTACAAATTCATCATTCCCACAACCACCTGTTAGGGTATCACTACCAGCGCCACCGTTAAGGATGTCATTACCGTTACCACCAACTAGTTTGTCATTTCCTGCTAATCCAAATAGTTTATCGTTGCCGTTTTTCCCGAAAATTTGATCATTGCCAGTTCCACCAGTGAGTGTATCTTTACAGTTGCTACCGTATAAAGTTTTGTTCGGTACATTTGCATCGTTGGTGGTTGTACTGAGGAGTTGACCGTTGGCATTATATAAATAACTGACAACTACATCAATAATACCATCGCTGTTATTGTCAATATCTGAGTCAGTCAGTTTGCCATTGGCATCGTAGTTGTAAGTGGTAATCTCGTCACCCAGTCCATCATTATTTTTGTCAACTACCTGTGCTGCTAGTCTGTTGTTAGCATCGTAGCTGTAAGCTGTTACCTCATCAATGATGCCATCACGATTATTATCAATCTTTTGTGTAGTTAATTTTCCCTTAGCATCGTAGCTATAGATACCAACCGTATCAATTACACCATCATTATTGAAGTCATAACTGGCGGTTGCGCTTCCATAAATATAGGTTATGGAAGAATCAGCAATGCCGTCGCCGTTGTTGTCACGACTAAAGGATGTCTCGTTGCCGTTGGCATCATAAGTATAGGTTATGGAGTTTTCAGTGATGCCATCGCGGTCATAGTCATTACCCTCAAATTTGGATGTCAATTTTCCGTTGTCATCATAAGTGTAGTTTGTGATAGAGTCACCGTAGGCTTCATTGCTGTTAAAAAAACTTATAATTTTGGATGTCAACCTGCCCTTGGCGTCATATTTAGCGGCTCTGCGAGCTTGAATGAAGCCGAATAAGTTTTGACTATAGAATGTCTCGTTGCCGTTGGCATCATAAGTAGAGGTTGTGACCTCTTCAGGAGTGCCGTCGCTGTTGTAGTCACCGCTTTCGGATGTTAAGTTGCCGTTGGCATCATAAGTATAACTATAGGTTGCGACTTCATCTGCAATGCCGTCGCCGTTGGTGTCAAAGCTTTCAGATGCCAACTTGCCCTTAGCATCATAAGTAGAGGTTGCGACTACATCTGCAATGCCGTCGCCGTTATCGTCACGACTATAGAATGAGAATGTCCGGTTACTGTTGGCATCATAGGTAGAGGTTTCCACGTAATCAGTGATGCCGTCGCCGTTGTTGTCACGACTTAAGGATGTCACGTTGCCCTTGGCATCATAAGTAGAGGTTTCCACGTAATCAGTGATGCCGTCGCCATTGTTGTCACGACTAAAAGAAAAAGATGTCAGGTTGCCGTTAGCATCATAAGTAGAGGTTTCCACATAATTAGCGATGCCGTCGCCATTGTCGTCACGACTAAAAGATGTCACCTTGCCGTTGGCATCATAAGTAGAGGTTTGCACATAATTAGCGATGCCGTCGCCATTGTCGTCACGACTAAAAGATGTCACCTTGCCGTTGGCATTATAAGTAGAGGTTTCCACATAATCAGCGATGCCGTCGCCGTTGGTGTCAGTGCTTAAGGATGTCAGCTTGCCTTGAGCATTATAAGTAGAGGTTTGCACATAATTAGCGATGCCGTCGCCATTGTCGTCACGACTAAAAGATGTCACCTTGCCGTTGGCATTATAAGTAGAGGTTTCCACATAATCAGCGATGCCGTCGCCATTGTCGTCACGACTTAAGGATGTCACCTTGCCTTGAGCATTATAAATATAAGTATAGGTTGTGACATAATCAGCGATGCCGTCGCCGTTGGTGTCACGAATGAAGGATGTCTTGTTGCCGTTGGCATCATAAGTATAAGTTTCGACATAATTAACGATGCCGTCGCCGTTGTCGTCACGACTTAAGGATGTCAGCTTGCCTTGAGCATTATAAGTAGAGGTTTGCACATAATTAGCGATGCCGTCGCCGTTGTCGTCACGACTATAGAATGTCAGGTTATAGCCGTAGGTAATAACTGAGTCTATTGTCCCATCATTGTTGTTGTCTATGTTCTGGGATATCAGTTTGCCGTCGGCATCGTAAGTATAAGTTGTGGTTGAGGTCATAAAGTTATGTTCCTAAATAAATATTTGTATGACTCCAGTCGGATACTGCTATGTGTTTTAATTACATTTATTTTAAGAGCAGTAGGGAAAATACTGAATTTCAGCATTCTATCAGCATCATAAATGCTTTGCAATCAATTCTGAATCCAGTAATTACTCGGTCGCAGGAAATACCTTTATTCTGTTATCAACATTTATAAAAAATTTCCTCGCATTCATACTACTTGGCATATACTTTAAAGAAATGTGACATTTAATTGCGCTATTGTAAAAATCAGCTTTACATAAGTTGATTTATGAGGCAGTTTGAAAATACTACTACCCAAGCTACTGCTCTGACTAACCACGATCGCAAACCTATTCACATACCTGGCTCTATTCAACCTCATGGTGTTCTACTGGCACTCAGTACTCAGTTAGAGATACTGCAAGTTAGCAACAATACCCAAGAACACTTGGGCAAAGAGCCAGAAGATTTGCTTGGTAAACCGTTGAGCTATTTGCTAGAAGCTCAACAAATAGAAACTGTAAAGCAGTGCTTGGTAAAAAAAATTGGCAGTCCTAATGCGTTTAAAGTATCAATAAATACTTTGCATCGGCAACAAGATTTTGACGCTATTGCTCATCGTACAGAAGAGGCTGTGATTCTGGAGTTAGAACCGACAGACTCAAAATCTGAGGTAAGTTTTTTAGGCTTTCATGCTTTGGCGGGTGAAGCGATCGCCAAAATGCAGAGAACATCAAACCTGATAGAATTTTTGCATGTAGTGGCACAAGAAGTCCAAAAAATTATCGGTTTTGATCGGGTAATGGTCTATAAATTTGACCAGTCGGGAGCGGGTTCTGTTGTTTCAGAAGTCAAACGAGAAGATTTATCACCTTATTTAGGACTCCACTATCCCGCAACAGATATTCCAGCGCAGGCTAGGGAATTATACACGCGCTGCTTTCTGCGATTTCTCCCCGATTTGACTGCCGAACCTATTAAACTAGTTCCAAAGGAAAATCCGACAACACATCAGCATCTTGACTTAAGTTACTCTCTGCTACGAAGTTTTGATTCGTGTTGTGCTGAATATCATCAAAATATGGGAGTGAAGGCTCTTTTGGTGATTTCGCTTATTCAAGAGCAGAAACTTTGGGGATTAATATCTTGCCATCACTTAACACCAAAGTATATTTCTTATGAAGTGCTAAAGATGTGCGAATTTTTGGGACAGATTGTGTCTTCTGAATTAGCGCACAAAATTAGTTATTCGGAATGGAACTATAAGGTAAAACTTAAATCACTACAGGCTGATTTTTTAGAGTCTATTTCTCAAGCAGATAATTTTATTGATGCTTTAATTAAACCTGAAATCCGCTTACTCGATCTTGTTAGTGCCACTGGAGCGGCGGTTTGTCTGGATAATGAAATTACCCTCGTAGGAGCAACACCGAATATTCATCAAGTTCGGGCATTAATTGAATGGGCGGATATTCAAGTTAGTGATAACCTGTTTTCCACCGATTCTCTGCCGAAGCTTTACCCAGAGGCGCTCAGATTTAAAGATACTGCTAGTGGATTGCTGCTACTGCGAATTTCTAAAGTCCGGCGTTATTATATTCTTTGGTTTCGCCCCGAAGTTATCCAAACGGTAAACTGGGCAGGTAATCCCAACGAATCCATTCAAGCTCAGGCAGATGGTAGCTTTAGCCTATCTCCACGAAAATCCTTTGAACAATGGCAAGAAACGGTTAGATTAACTTCTCTACCTTGGGAAACTTGTGAACTTGAGAGTGCGATCGCTCTGAGTAATGCGATCGTTGGTATTGTACTATCTAAGGCGGATGAGTTAGCTAAAATCAACCTAGAGTTAGAGCGCAGCAACCAAGAACTAGCATCCTTTGCCTACGCCGCTTCCCATGACCTCAAAGAGCCTTTGCGGGGAATCTATAACTTCTCAACGGTGTTGCTAGAAGACTATGCCCAAGTATTAGATGATGACGGAATTGAGTGCTTGCAAACAGTAGTTTCCTTGTCTGTACGCATGGAAACCCTCATTAATGCTCTACTGCGACTCTCGCAGTTAGGACAAGCACAACTGCGAGAGCAAGCAACTGACCTCAACGAATTAGTTACCCAAGTGATTGAAATCTTTCGTGCTAGTCGCCAAGACTCCGCACTCGTGGATATTCGCATTCCTCGACCTTTACCAACAGTTCAATGTGACCGAGTTCTCGTTAATGAAGTCTTTAGTAATCTGCTGGGTAATGCCTTCAAATACAACGACAAGCCAGAGCAATGGGTTGAGATTGGCTACCTTTCTCAAGAAGGAGCAGGGGGAGCAGGGGGAGCAGGGGAAGTATTGAGCAATGCCCAATGCCCAATGCCCAATGCCCCATGCCCCATGCCCAATGCCCAATCCCCAATCTTTTATATCCGAGATAACGGTATTGGAATTCCACAGCATCACCTAGAAACTATCTTTCGACTATTTAAGCGGCTCCACTCTCAGGAAAAGTACGGTGGAGGAGCAGGTGCTGGACTAGCTATTGTTAAGAAGATTGTTGAGCTTCATAACGGCCAAATTTGGGTTGAATCTACCGTAGGCGTTGGCTCGATTTTCTATTTCACGCTGGAATAGTTTAAGATAATAACCAAATATATATTTTTGTTAAGCTCTTTTAAGACCACGAATGACAAAAAAACTTCATGAACCTCTACTCGTTGTTGAGGACAGCAATGAAGATTTTCGGATGCTACAACGTCTGATGCGGCGCATGTCCGTCCAGAACCCCATACATCGTTGTACTAATGGGGATGAGGTTTTAGACTTCCTTTATCAACTAGGAAGCGAAGCCTTACGCAACTCTAAAGTAGCACTACGACCTTCTGTTATCTTGCTCGATCTGAATTTGCCAGGTATTGATGGCCGTGACATTTTAGATAGGCTCAAGCAAGACAAGAGTTTCAAGGAAATCCCCATCGTTGTTTTTACCACATCATCTAACCCCAAGGATATTGAACTGTGCTACCAAAAGGGCGCAAATGGATATCTGGTAAAGCCGATGGATGCTCAGGAACTAAAAAAGACGATTCAAGCATTCGTGGACTATTGGCTTGAAGCCAATATGCCGCCAGCCTTGGATTAATTTTTTTATTCTCTTTTGATGAATCAATTATAGGGAAAGGATAACAAAGGAGACTGCTTAAAGGACACAGAGACATTTTCCTCTTTGAGCCACTGTGTCTGCTTGTCTCTTTTAGATGCGCTTTCCCCATTTTCTTATTTATCTTCGTGCTTAAATTACTTTAGAATTTCTAAAGAATTTAGATTTTATTTACACTTATTTTATATTATTTTTAGAATTATGCAATAAAAACATCATCTGGAAAAAAGGGATCTACATGGCTCCCCAATCCTCATACTTAATATGTTGGACACATGGACGCTACTCATCATCGATGATTGTGCAGCAGATCGAAAAATCTATCGTCGATATCTGTTGAAAGATCCGCACCAGTCCTACCAGATTTTGGAGGCAGACTGTGCAGAGGAAGCAATTGATTTGTGCCAAAAAATGCGCTTTGATGTCATCTTGCTGGATTTTTGCCTACCTGATATGAGTGGGTTAGAACTCTTCGATCAGATGCAGCAGAAGATATTTGAGACTTCCGTCCCTGTGATTATGCTGACAGGGCGTGGTGATGAAGAGATAGCTGTGCAAGCAATGAAACGGGGTGCGTTGGATTATTTGGTCAAGCAACATCTGACACAAGATGTACTGCAACTAACAGTCCGTAACGCCATTAAGCAATCGTGCTTGCAAGCCCAACTCTACAAAACTCAGGAGAGACAGCGTTTAATTGCCACCACTGCTTTAAGAATTCGCCAGTCTCTTAACCTAGAGCAAATTTTGACTACAGCTGTAGCCGAGGTACAGCAACTTCTGAAGTGCGATCGCGTGATGGTGTATCAGTTCGCCCCAGATGCAGACGGTAAAATAGTTGCCTCCTCAGTTGAGTCATGCCGCACTATAGAATTGTGCGATCGCATCGAAACACGGAAAGAAGCAGGGGAGCAAAGAAAGGAAAGAGGTAAATTAATTACTCATTCTCCCCCTTGCACCCTGCCCCCTGCCTCTCTGCCTCTTCTACCCAATCCCCAATCCCCCATCCCTTACATTTACGAGCTTGGCTTGTGTAATTGTGTCAGCCTGAAAGAGCAATTTAATGCTAAGACAAATCTAGTAGTTCCCATTAATCTGAGTAACAATGGGAACCCAACCCCCAAGCTTTGGGGTTTGCTGATTGCTCACCATAATTCCGGGGAACGACAGTGGCAAACTGATGATGCCCAAATGCTCAATGAAGTTTCGGTGCAACTAGCGATCGCCATTCAACAAGCCGAATTGCTAGCCCAAACTCAAGCATCACTTGCCAAAGAAAAGCAACTCAATATATTTAAATCGCAAATTATTGCCACAGTCTCCCATGAGTATCGAACGCCGCTAACTTCAATTCTTGCTGCTGCATCAACTTTGGTAAAACATAGCCAGCAATTAGATGAGTCTAAACAAGAGAGGTTTTTAGGAATCATTGAACAGAAAGCCAGGTATATGTCTAAACTTGTGGATAATATGCTTCTGGTTAACCAATTTGAACTGGAAAAACCAAAATTTCAGCCAATACAGCTCGATTTACTGCAATTTTTTGCTGATCTGATCGAACAAGAGCGAGAAACAGTAGGCGATCGCCATGAATTGATTTTTCAAATTACTGGTAATAACCAGAACTTTTGGGGCGATCGCGGACTTTTGCAGCAAATTTTTACTAACTTAATATCCAATGCAATTAAATACTCTCCAGATGGAGGTACTGTAGAATTCCACCTCATTGGTAAAGAATCAGAAGTAATCTTTTATATCAAAGATCAGGGAATTGGTATCCCGATGGCAGATCAAGAAAATTTGTTTCAATCCTTCAGCCGTGGAAGTAACGTTGATACAATACCCGGTACAGGATTAGGGCTTGCGATCGCTAAAGCTTGCGTAGAGTTACATGGTGGCGATATTAGCTTGTCTAGTCAAGTAGGGCAAGGAACCAAAGTTACAGTCAGCTTACCGAAGATATTCCCAATAGGACAACTATCCCTATCATCAACTTGACCTAATCTCGAATTTCTAGTTTGGTAATCAGCCATTCTTTGATTGTTTTCCCGCAAGGCTCAGAACTTTGGCAATCATTGACGTTTTCTAGCCCATAATACATCTGTACTTTTTTGTTGACGTATTTCTCTGGTTCGCAAATATCAAATGATGCACCCACACTTTCATATA from Nostoc commune NIES-4072 includes:
- a CDS encoding alpha/beta hydrolase translates to MNSLFGNWASTLRKNSLLLVLSMVLPTFGISNSILAAERIYASYSALELSISVTTLEKYAKTGIINEDLAAYQQYLPLQQLQELRQILLNRVKVSPVVVSQLLYTPQGELLLHRLAQIIKTSHPEPGFGALRSALILASGESEGLTLLNVLRKYPTSSIRLDVAQTLEIATELDKLVNQTHRAIAAVSQESKIEAATIKEPNLSQLPDLKVPGKFKSQKYTQKFFDSTRNRLLLTDVYIPNVQNAAPVIVISHGLGLDSSNFQYLATHLASYGFAVVVPNHPGSDAKQLHSLLNGHVNEIAEPGEFQDRPMDVTYILNELEKGNQSDSRFKGRLNLQQVGVFGQSLGGYTALALAGAKINFEQLKQDCQPAALQNTWNMSLMLQCRALELSISKYGKDYNLRDERVKAAIAVNPITSSIFGKAGLSQIKTPVMIVSSSDDTVAPALSEQILPFSWLANSQKYLVMLVGGTHFSTIGNANPANQQVALPADMIGDASQARRYMNVLSLPFFQTYVVERPQYTPYLNAAYTQSISSKSLGLSLVKSLNTTELTQLLDVKGDKPAKKNFPTP
- a CDS encoding HigA family addiction module antitoxin; amino-acid sequence: MNNNRLPNIYPGEILQVEFLEPLNITPYRLSKDIGVAQTRISEILSGKRTITADTALRLSRYFGNSAQFWLNLQTQYDIRQALEENLEIYNQIPTLSLNDVI
- a CDS encoding type II toxin-antitoxin system RelE/ParE family toxin: MTIVTQSDRIVIVNFKSEETKLIFDGFISSQYPANIQKTALRKLLIIDAATSINDLRVPPGNRLQKLLGNRKGQYSIRINEQWRICFLWTDENNASEVEIVDYH
- a CDS encoding bluetail domain-containing putative surface protein, whose amino-acid sequence is MTSTTTYTYDADGKLISQNIDNNNDGTIDSVITYGYNLTFYSRDDNGDGIANYVQTSTYNAQGKLTSLSRDDNGDGIVNYVETYTYDANGNKTSFIRDTNGDGIADYVTTYTYIYNAQGKVTSLSRDDNGDGIADYVETSTYNANGKVTSFSRDDNGDGIANYVQTSTYNAQGKLTSLSTDTNGDGIADYVETSTYNANGKVTSFSRDDNGDGIANYVQTSTYDANGKVTSFSRDDNGDGIANYVETSTYDANGNLTSFSFSRDNNGDGITDYVETSTYDAKGNVTSLSRDNNGDGITDYVETSTYDANSNRTFSFYSRDDNGDGIADVVATSTYDAKGKLASESFDTNGDGIADEVATYSYTYDANGNLTSESGDYNSDGTPEEVTTSTYDANGNETFYSQNLFGFIQARRAAKYDAKGRLTSKIISFFNSNEAYGDSITNYTYDDNGKLTSKFEGNDYDRDGITENSITYTYDANGNETSFSRDNNGDGIADSSITYIYGSATASYDFNNDGVIDTVGIYSYDAKGKLTTQKIDNNRDGIIDEVTAYSYDANNRLAAQVVDKNNDGLGDEITTYNYDANGKLTDSDIDNNSDGIIDVVVSYLYNANGQLLSTTTNDANVPNKTLYGSNCKDTLTGGTGNDQIFGKNGNDKLFGLAGNDKLVGGNGNDILNGGAGSDTLTGGCGNDEFVINNLSDSLLSRFDKITDLKIGEDKIDGLNAVSATNLLQLGPVASLNLSDVQQILTTTAFVAKGAATFTLGTSSHGRTFVALNDSTNGFSALTDAVIEISGYKGDLTNLVIV
- a CDS encoding ATP-binding protein, giving the protein MRQFENTTTQATALTNHDRKPIHIPGSIQPHGVLLALSTQLEILQVSNNTQEHLGKEPEDLLGKPLSYLLEAQQIETVKQCLVKKIGSPNAFKVSINTLHRQQDFDAIAHRTEEAVILELEPTDSKSEVSFLGFHALAGEAIAKMQRTSNLIEFLHVVAQEVQKIIGFDRVMVYKFDQSGAGSVVSEVKREDLSPYLGLHYPATDIPAQARELYTRCFLRFLPDLTAEPIKLVPKENPTTHQHLDLSYSLLRSFDSCCAEYHQNMGVKALLVISLIQEQKLWGLISCHHLTPKYISYEVLKMCEFLGQIVSSELAHKISYSEWNYKVKLKSLQADFLESISQADNFIDALIKPEIRLLDLVSATGAAVCLDNEITLVGATPNIHQVRALIEWADIQVSDNLFSTDSLPKLYPEALRFKDTASGLLLLRISKVRRYYILWFRPEVIQTVNWAGNPNESIQAQADGSFSLSPRKSFEQWQETVRLTSLPWETCELESAIALSNAIVGIVLSKADELAKINLELERSNQELASFAYAASHDLKEPLRGIYNFSTVLLEDYAQVLDDDGIECLQTVVSLSVRMETLINALLRLSQLGQAQLREQATDLNELVTQVIEIFRASRQDSALVDIRIPRPLPTVQCDRVLVNEVFSNLLGNAFKYNDKPEQWVEIGYLSQEGAGGAGGAGEVLSNAQCPMPNAPCPMPNAQSPIFYIRDNGIGIPQHHLETIFRLFKRLHSQEKYGGGAGAGLAIVKKIVELHNGQIWVESTVGVGSIFYFTLE
- a CDS encoding response regulator, with the protein product MTKKLHEPLLVVEDSNEDFRMLQRLMRRMSVQNPIHRCTNGDEVLDFLYQLGSEALRNSKVALRPSVILLDLNLPGIDGRDILDRLKQDKSFKEIPIVVFTTSSNPKDIELCYQKGANGYLVKPMDAQELKKTIQAFVDYWLEANMPPALD
- a CDS encoding hybrid sensor histidine kinase/response regulator → MLDTWTLLIIDDCAADRKIYRRYLLKDPHQSYQILEADCAEEAIDLCQKMRFDVILLDFCLPDMSGLELFDQMQQKIFETSVPVIMLTGRGDEEIAVQAMKRGALDYLVKQHLTQDVLQLTVRNAIKQSCLQAQLYKTQERQRLIATTALRIRQSLNLEQILTTAVAEVQQLLKCDRVMVYQFAPDADGKIVASSVESCRTIELCDRIETRKEAGEQRKERGKLITHSPPCTLPPASLPLLPNPQSPIPYIYELGLCNCVSLKEQFNAKTNLVVPINLSNNGNPTPKLWGLLIAHHNSGERQWQTDDAQMLNEVSVQLAIAIQQAELLAQTQASLAKEKQLNIFKSQIIATVSHEYRTPLTSILAAASTLVKHSQQLDESKQERFLGIIEQKARYMSKLVDNMLLVNQFELEKPKFQPIQLDLLQFFADLIEQERETVGDRHELIFQITGNNQNFWGDRGLLQQIFTNLISNAIKYSPDGGTVEFHLIGKESEVIFYIKDQGIGIPMADQENLFQSFSRGSNVDTIPGTGLGLAIAKACVELHGGDISLSSQVGQGTKVTVSLPKIFPIGQLSLSST